The DNA segment ATGGTGCAGAGAAGCATTGATGGGAAACCATTGATCAGGTAGAGACACTTTTTCTGAACTATATTCACTCAACTTCCCGATTTTCTATCTAACTTGAACGTCAGAGTGTTCTCTTTGCAGGACCCTGGTCAACATCTGAGGCAACATCTGAGGGAACGTACAAAACGATCGAGTCGGACGGTCAGAAGCAAGGGTAAGAATTAAATACATTGGTTTCGAACTCCACATACAAAAACAATACAAATCATAAAGAACCAAATCAAatctatgataaaaattatacttcacgaaacatcaacaaaatttacatattataaaaaaaatctaaataaatacatgagataaaacattaaactatttatattgtTCTCCTTTAATCAAGATCGACTTCCTCGCACGACCATCGCGTTTTATTCACCGCTCCAACACAATTGACTGTACTCCTACCCAGCTAATTGTGCTCCAACCTGGTCGGTTGTACTCTAACCTTGCCGACCGCACTCTAACGCAACAGACCATGCTTCAACCCAACTGCCTCATACCCTATGCTTTTTAGCCCATTTCTGATACTTTTTTCCATGAATTACTTGTCGATACTTTTACTAATGTTCCACTCATTCCATGTGAAAAACTAACCAGAACAGCCAACTATATAGCTCCTAGGTTGTTGTTGTCCACCTATAGCTTCAAGGTCAAGGTCATGTCGACCACTTACCAAACAAGTCAAAGACATTTTCCACCATGATCAAGCTCAATGGGTGCAAATTAATGCCTCATTGGATAGCGTTCTTTAGTCCTCTATTGGTGCCAAATTGCAGCCCAATTTAAAATTATCGAGTTGAATGTTTTATGATGGCGTACCACAACTTTCATTATCATTCAATTAGCTTGAAGTCGTCTCTAAATTTCAAGCTCCATGACTTCAGTAATATCATTAATGTTAAGTGAAGTCGTGTTTGATTCAAATAATTTCATCACTTACACATAAATTGTCGATACACGAATTTATCTTCATtgataaaaaattgtgttaCTACACCACAACTTCTTGCACAACATTTCTatcttagtatttttttttttttttaaaatatctctttacataatttttacAACTAATTGCACCATTTTTATAAAACCTTGAGAATGGAGGAGGTAAAGGGGTATTTAGAGAATATTAAGTTATTTTCTATATGCTaataaaatgtgttattttaCCTTTATCACACTTAAGTGGTGTAAGAAGAAATGATGAAGGTGCACAAACAATTTTCCATTCTTTGGATCCGGTGGTTCCGAATTGGAGATCCATAAAGAAGTACATTAAAAGATATAATCAAAATTGAACTTTTTCTTACGAGGGTATTGATCAAAGAGGAATCAACACTTTAAAATGtcacttttatgtttttctcaTCACCTTAAAATGACTCAACGAATCCTTATCGATTACAAGGTTATAATGTATTACGATGCATCCATCAGTTTCCAACTCAAGACTCTACGTACTTGATATTGTCATTTGGAAGTCCACCTCGTTCagaatattagaaaaaatagtCTTTATAAATCTTCTGACGAACATGCCAGTCCGCTGAGTTGAGTAACGTCAGCTTGTAACCTAAGTGGGGGCAACAAGGTGATTGAACAAGGCTATGGCTTGCTAAGCTACTCTGTAGGTTGCAACCTGCTGGCTTGCCCACTCCAAGCTGAGAGCTGAGCCATGGGACCTTTGCGAAGGCATAGGTTTCCTGGTTCCTAGACAGGAGGGCACAGCGTGAGGCTGGTTTCACAGAACAGCGACAACCTCCGGCTCTTGGCAGTGGAGGGATAACAGGCTGCTGTACCTCCAGTCCCAATCAAGCTTGGTGAGCCTTGCTCTTGAACAATCAttctttttatgaattatttaaatctCTGTTTACATTTTTACTCTGgcaaaacattatattatgaCATAACCCCACAAGATGGAACTAACACCATACAAAATGGTGCATATTTTGGAACACTGCATAAGCATCGCCACCAACATATTAGTATCAGAACATGAAGATTCTTCCTCCTGTCCTTAATCTGACCTGTTCTAGGCAGACAATCATAACATTCAAAAGTCAATTATGTTACTAAATAACTCCTCTCATGCTCCAGACAAAAACTCCCATTACAAATGCATGCATCACACACCATCTACTATATTATATTCTCAATATGTGCCATTTTGCAATCTGCCATGTGATTCCCaccttataaataaaaaaaaacttgtggGATGAGTGATGATGCTGATATCCCAATCAATATGATAGAATTGCATACTCTTTAGGTGACATTTGAGGGAAAAAAATGATTCCTTGTCTCCCATAATGTATAACTTCACTTcctatatataaatcaaaagcCAACCACGAGAAATCGGGCTTCCAATAACTCTGCAAATTACTTTCTAAAGGATCTGTATCTCAAGAGGAAAAAATGGTAGctattgaaaagaaaacacaaacttCTCTGCATCATCGAAGTAACAGTTTTCCCTCAGCAGCTCACCCTTTTTTATCGCAATTTGAGGAGCATTTACAAAAATTGAGGGGTTCTGAGTccacttcatcatcatcatcgtcttcAGTGAGCCACAAATTCAGTGAAATCCAGGATTTGCATGACTGCATTGACAAGTTGCTTCAATTGCCATTGGAACAGCAAGCTTTAGTGCGACAATGCGATGACAAGTGGGTTGATGACTTACTGGAGGGGTCTCTTAGGCTCTTGGATATCTGTACTACTGCTAAAGATTTCCTTCTGAAATCAAAGGAAAGCTTGAGTGACTTAAAGTCATTCATCCGCCGAAAGAAAGGCAGTGAAAATGGATTCGCAGTTGAATGTGTGACATACTTGGTTAtgaggaagaagacgaagaagcaAATTCAAAAGACCCTGAAAAGTTTGaagcacaaaaacaacaacacttCAAGTACGCTTAGCTTCTTAGATGAAGCGGAAACAATCACGCTGAGCTCACTGGAACATTTGTTAATGTTTATCTCTGGCCAAAAAGGACACTCGAAACCCAGCAGATGGTCAGCAATATCCAATTTGATGAAGCCTAAAAGAGAAGTTTGTGACTCTCAAGaatcaaatacaaatgaatttCAAAAGGTGGATGCAGCCTTGCAGTCTCTCGTCAGTCACAAGCTTTCATCTATTGAGAATTTTCATAGTGATATGGAAAATTTGGAGCTGTGCATTCATGATCTCGAAATAGGTGTTGATCACCTCTCAAGAAAATTAATCAGAAACAGAGTTTCCCTTCTCAACATCTTCAACCACTAATCATAGTATCTACTTGATTTTTGTGCACTCAATTTTCCCCCATGAGTGTCACAATTGTACATGAATGTGATCacatttgtttataatttattaaatacatatCGATTGAGGATCATACTATTGTTACTTCAACATCTACATCTTTTGAATGAAAGTAAAGAATCATAGAACAGTAAACACTTTTTTTACTTCTATAGTCACAGAAGTAGAAAAGCAACTGCTCAGTaacatttttcttctattcAATTCACTTATAGATGTTATAGTCTATTGCTTATTATACATTTATGCACATGTAACAGCAACCGATGGCCAGCGTGACCTAAGCCTGTCCTTTAGCCATCGAACAAGTCTACACATNCACACGAGGGGTGACAgtgaaatacattttttaaaaatctaattttcaAAGCAGTTGTTGCAAACCGTGTGTTGCATGATAGCATATTAATTAGGTGTCAGGAGATTCCTTGTGGGAGACATTGCACTAACATTAATAAGGTTATGTTTGGATTCAAATCTTGATTAGTTAGCACTCATTAATGTGAGACTCCTTGCAACTTCAGTAAATGTCTATTATATATGTTGAGCACATGGCAGTGGAAGGAAGTTGAATCTCAACTCAATTTGTTCTCCTACTTTACAGACCTCATGTTCCTAACCATTAGACAAATTTGTATTAAATCAATGAGATGTAACAGAAACACAGGCTCCACTTCACCTCTATCCCTTCTTTTCTCTCACACAATGTTagctttattttaataaacggAACTAGAGTTATGCAGTTCTTGTTTCTGCATGAGAGACATGCTCAGCAGTACTCCAGCCATTGTTTAAGACATCAAGTAGTCCACACGTGCAGATCAATTTACATCATTGAATGCAAGTTTTTTATGGTAAATGGTCCTATATGAAAAACTTCAATCATcgaagtgagagagaaaaattgagcAAAGTGTTAGTTGGAGAGTTTCCATGTGGGGGACACTTTCCTAGCAATTATGTGATCATGTTTAGATCCAAATCTTGATTTGTTAGCACTTATTGATATTAGTTTAAGGTGAGATTCCTTGTGTCCTCAACACcctgttatatatatattgagaagATGGCATTAGCAAGAAGGTAGATCAAAAAACTGAATTCTATTCTCAACATCTAGGCTTCTCTTCCCCTGAGGAAAAAATGGCAACCTCACAGTTGAACTCAAAATCCCATTTCCATGCTCGTTCAAACAGCTTACCCTCTAGACCACACCCACTTATCCTGCAATGCAATGAGCACTTGGACAGGTTAAAGGCTTCCCATGAaacctcctcttcctcttcaaccCTTAGCCACAAGCTAGGAGGGTTGCAAGATCTACATGAATGTGTAGAAAATTTGTTCCAGCTTCCCCTCACTCAAGAAGCACTTCACCGTGAGAGTCAAGAAAACTGGGTGGATGAGCTTCTGAATGGATCCTTAAGGCTCTTAGATGTGTGTACAACCGCCAAAGACTCTCTACTGCACACAAAAGAGTGCATGAGAGAACTTCAATCGATTATGAGAAGGAGAAAGGGGGGTGAAGTAGAGCTCAGATCAGAGATCAAGAAGTTCTTGACTTCAAGAAAGGTGGTCAAAAAGGCCATCTCAAAAGCCTTGGCGAATTTGAAGGGTACCCCAAGAAAATGCAGCATGTCACCTGCAAACAAAGATAACCAAACAGTAGCTTTGGTTAATTTAATGGAGAACGTGGAAGTGGTCACTCTATCAGCATTTCAGACACTACTTCATTTGATCTCAGGGAGTGCACAATCAAAGTCAAGCAGCTGGATTTTGGTTTCCAAGCTAATGCAGACGAAGAAAGTGGGGTGCTCAAAGTTGGCAGATGAATGTGAATTTGCTCAACTTGATGAAGCATTGCAGTCCTGCATGTTTTCTCATACAAGTAAATCTGATAACATGAGTAGACTGCAAAACCAGTTGGAGAAAGTAGAGTCGCTTGTTCAAGATCTTGAAGAAGGTTTTGAATTTCTGTTTAGGCGTTTGATAAAGACCAGAGTTTCCCTTCTTAACATCCTCAATCACTAGTTAAGATCATTGGAGTATCCAAATTTTGTAATGTATATATACAGAGAgataaattgaaacattttacTCAGAATTTTTGTTGCAATGTTATTATTGAGCAATGATCATTTTGACAGCCATGTTATTTCATTACAACACGTCCATTCAAGGAATTGAACActtaaatgtaaatattaagTAATGGTTGGTTCATTAAAGTTCCATATCGATCGATTAATACGAGGAACAAAGTTGTTTTTGGATTTTCACCACAACTCAATTGGTATTTTAGATGTATGTGAAGAAtgacaaaaataacattaagataaatgtaccaaatcgtatATCGTATAGTAATAGAGTGCATAGTATTGATATCGTTTTCCAAAATACtagtttttgtttaattaaaccatgattatttattaactaAGGTGAACAACGttgaaattatgaaaataattaatttttgataaaataaatctaaaattctAGAAGATAGTTTAAAAACATGATTGTTAAATTATGACGCATtctatttaatgattttcacaCTCATACGATAAAATAGAAGTGTGGAATGAATTGGACCGAACTTCATATATTCTTTAACCTAATACGATGGGATCTTTCCTTATctacaaaaatatttcataaataaaattaagcactttatcatttcaaaattatttaataaaactactaataaaggataaaatacaaatattaaaaataatggtaATGAAAATGTATCACATGtgaatatttacaaataataatgaatacATAGGCTTATCTACTATCAATAGATAAcgaataatttaatattctcatgtaaacaaataaaaatattaaaaataatttaatattctcttgtaaacaaataaaaatattaaaaataatttaatttacattatattttatattatttataacttcatttagattttctttttaaatttataatttttttagatattcattgatattcataaataattatggATATCCAGCACATG comes from the Vigna radiata var. radiata cultivar VC1973A chromosome 2, Vradiata_ver6, whole genome shotgun sequence genome and includes:
- the LOC106755982 gene encoding uncharacterized protein LOC106755982, translating into MATSQLNSKSHFHARSNSLPSRPHPLILQCNEHLDRLKASHETSSSSSTLSHKLGGLQDLHECVENLFQLPLTQEALHRESQENWVDELLNGSLRLLDVCTTAKDSLLHTKECMRELQSIMRRRKGGEVELRSEIKKFLTSRKVVKKAISKALANLKGTPRKCSMSPANKDNQTVALVNLMENVEVVTLSAFQTLLHLISGSAQSKSSSWILVSKLMQTKKVGCSKLADECEFAQLDEALQSCMFSHTSKSDNMSRLQNQLEKVESLVQDLEEGFEFLFRRLIKTRVSLLNILNH
- the LOC106778385 gene encoding uncharacterized protein LOC106778385 → MVAIEKKTQTSLHHRSNSFPSAAHPFLSQFEEHLQKLRGSESTSSSSSSSVSHKFSEIQDLHDCIDKLLQLPLEQQALVRQCDDKWVDDLLEGSLRLLDICTTAKDFLLKSKESLSDLKSFIRRKKGSENGFAVECVTYLVMRKKTKKQIQKTLKSLKHKNNNTSSTLSFLDEAETITLSSLEHLLMFISGQKGHSKPSRWSAISNLMKPKREVCDSQESNTNEFQKVDAALQSLVSHKLSSIENFHSDMENLELCIHDLEIGVDHLSRKLIRNRVSLLNIFNH